One Clostridium novyi NT genomic window carries:
- the dnaX gene encoding DNA polymerase III subunit gamma/tau, giving the protein MGYTALYREWRPQTFDEVVGQEHITLTLKNQMKNNRIAHAYLFCGTRGTGKTSTAKIFSKAVNCLNPQDGEPCNECEMCKKISAGLSIDVSEMDAASHNKVDDIRDLIEEVKYPPQEGRYKVYIMDEAHMLTQGAVNAFLKTLEEPPENVIFILATTDPQKLPITILSRCQRFDFKRIKSDDILGRLIKITKEQGIFGDNKSLKLIARMSDGAMRDALSILDQAISMGNGKVDYEQVINMLGLVTNENLIKLTNTIIDKDVENSIRIIDDVVYAGKDINLFIKDMIHHMRNLMMAKVTQKPEDVLDMSEENINFLKEQANKIRIEEIMRCIRILQECEEQSKWSKQGRIYLELAVIKMCKIEYDTSKEVLLSRINNLEKAIKEGNITVNTKTTSSVEKPKLNSQSKTIQHKNQVIKDTNVEEGNEDSKTTLDDVKKSWKDILEIFKARRHMVLYASLVTGKVEDCSRGIITIKYDPQYSFNIRRLEKEENRKVIEEIFSEELKDNIRIKYIVDKKEEKKSPEDILKEAFGEDLVEIIDE; this is encoded by the coding sequence GTGGGGTATACTGCTTTATATAGAGAATGGAGACCTCAAACTTTTGATGAAGTTGTAGGTCAAGAACACATAACTTTAACATTAAAAAATCAAATGAAAAACAACAGAATAGCACATGCATACCTTTTTTGTGGTACGAGAGGAACAGGAAAGACCTCTACTGCAAAGATATTTTCAAAGGCAGTTAATTGTTTAAATCCCCAAGATGGAGAACCATGTAATGAGTGTGAGATGTGCAAAAAAATAAGTGCAGGACTTTCAATAGATGTATCTGAAATGGATGCTGCATCACATAACAAAGTAGATGATATTAGAGATCTTATAGAAGAAGTTAAATATCCACCACAAGAGGGAAGATATAAGGTATATATAATGGACGAAGCCCATATGTTAACTCAAGGTGCAGTAAATGCCTTTCTAAAGACATTAGAAGAACCACCAGAAAACGTGATATTTATACTTGCAACAACAGATCCGCAAAAATTACCTATAACCATATTATCAAGATGTCAAAGGTTTGATTTTAAAAGAATAAAAAGTGACGATATATTAGGTAGACTAATAAAAATAACAAAGGAACAAGGGATTTTCGGTGACAATAAAAGCTTAAAACTTATAGCAAGAATGTCAGATGGTGCTATGAGAGATGCGTTAAGTATACTCGATCAGGCAATATCCATGGGAAATGGTAAGGTTGATTATGAACAAGTAATAAATATGTTAGGTCTTGTTACAAATGAAAATTTAATAAAACTTACAAACACAATAATAGATAAAGATGTTGAAAACTCAATTAGAATTATAGATGATGTAGTTTACGCAGGAAAAGATATAAATTTATTTATAAAAGATATGATTCATCATATGAGAAATTTAATGATGGCAAAAGTAACTCAAAAGCCAGAAGATGTACTTGATATGTCTGAAGAAAATATAAACTTTCTAAAAGAACAAGCAAATAAAATTAGAATAGAAGAAATAATGAGATGTATAAGAATACTTCAAGAATGTGAAGAACAATCAAAGTGGAGTAAACAAGGAAGAATATACTTAGAACTTGCAGTAATAAAAATGTGTAAAATAGAATATGATACATCAAAGGAAGTACTATTATCTAGAATAAATAACTTAGAAAAAGCTATAAAAGAAGGAAATATAACAGTAAACACTAAGACTACAAGTAGTGTAGAAAAACCTAAATTAAATAGTCAAAGTAAAACAATCCAACACAAAAATCAAGTTATAAAGGATACTAATGTAGAAGAAGGAAATGAGGATTCAAAAACTACATTAGATGATGTTAAAAAATCATGGAAAGATATACTTGAGATTTTTAAAGCAAGAAGACATATGGTACTTTACGCATCCTTAGTAACAGGAAAAGTAGAAGATTGTAGTAGAGGCATAATAACAATAAAGTATGATCCTCAATATTCATTTAACATAAGAAGGCTTGAAAAAGAAGAAAATAGAAAAGTAATAGAAGAAATCTTTTCAGAAGAACTAAAAGACAACATAAGAATAAAATATATTGTAGACAAAAAAGAGGAGAAAAAATCTCCTGAAGATATATTAAAAGAGGCATTTGGAGAAGATTTAGTAGAAATAATTGATGAATAA
- a CDS encoding nucleoside deaminase: MDKKFMEIALDEAKIAALKDEVPVGAVIVKNGEVIASAHNLRETLNDPTAHAEILAIKKASSILKNWRLNECEMYVTLEPCPMCSGAILQSRIRKLYIGTIDPSMGCCGSVVDLVQNRYLKTALDIKWFNDDRCSSILTNFFRSKRK, from the coding sequence ATGGATAAGAAGTTTATGGAAATTGCTTTAGATGAAGCTAAGATAGCAGCTTTAAAAGATGAGGTTCCTGTTGGTGCGGTAATAGTTAAAAATGGAGAAGTTATTGCATCTGCACATAATCTTCGAGAAACTTTAAATGATCCAACAGCTCATGCTGAGATTTTAGCTATAAAAAAAGCAAGTAGTATACTTAAAAATTGGAGACTTAATGAATGTGAAATGTATGTTACTTTAGAACCATGTCCAATGTGTTCTGGAGCCATATTACAATCAAGAATAAGAAAACTTTATATAGGTACAATTGATCCATCTATGGGATGTTGCGGTTCTGTTGTAGATTTAGTGCAAAATAGATACTTAAAAACAGCTTTAGATATTAAGTGGTTTAATGATGATAGATGTAGTAGTATACTAACTAATTTTTTCAGAAGTAAAAGGAAATAA
- a CDS encoding YwaF family protein, with product MTCLKNLYVFWKALDESKSISLFSHAHVISLIIITLLCIFIYIYRNSLVEHSKEKFISHAIAYILILHQVSIYAWYISNNKLVLQECLPLYPCRISIILSIIMLFNKSKNLFDILYFWGLGGASIALIFHDTTLYPFPHYIFIQFFISHGGIVISVLFMIFVHKYRPNLNSLKKTLIYTSLYFAVTIKVNYLTNSNYCYLRENPNLYSFNFIPKNELFICISTLLSFFFFFYILYIPFKNKYRT from the coding sequence GTGACCTGCTTGAAAAACTTGTATGTATTTTGGAAAGCACTAGATGAAAGTAAAAGCATAAGTCTTTTTTCCCATGCTCATGTTATAAGTTTAATAATTATTACTTTGTTATGTATTTTTATTTATATATACAGAAACTCTCTTGTGGAACACTCAAAGGAAAAATTTATTTCCCACGCAATAGCATATATCCTAATTCTACATCAAGTTTCTATATACGCTTGGTATATATCAAACAACAAACTTGTACTACAGGAGTGTCTTCCACTATACCCTTGTAGAATTTCCATAATTCTATCAATAATAATGCTATTTAATAAATCTAAAAACCTCTTTGATATTCTATACTTTTGGGGACTTGGTGGTGCTAGTATAGCTTTAATTTTTCACGATACTACCCTGTATCCATTTCCTCATTATATATTTATTCAATTTTTTATATCTCACGGAGGTATTGTAATCTCAGTTTTATTTATGATATTTGTCCACAAATACAGACCCAATTTAAATTCACTAAAAAAGACATTAATATATACTTCATTGTATTTTGCTGTAACAATAAAAGTAAACTACCTAACAAACTCAAATTACTGCTACTTAAGAGAAAACCCTAATTTATATTCATTTAATTTTATACCTAAAAATGAATTATTTATTTGTATATCTACCCTGTTAAGTTTTTTCTTTTTCTTTTATATACTATATATTCCCTTTAAAAATAAATACAGAACTTAA
- a CDS encoding phosphatidylserine decarboxylase, producing MIKVFNRKEKIYDIEKVAGDNYLKWIYSSPVGLNFLELMIKKKFFSKLYGKYCDSKHSAKKVSKFIDDFNINEKEFTLKKSDFKSFNDFFYRKLNNDARPIINDENILISPADGRLFAYENIDIHNLIQVKGLTYSLDELLKNIELAEKYIGGTCLLFRLAPVDYHRFHFIDDGICEEAVKISGSYYSVNPIALEKVPKLFCENKREYSIFHSKHFGDVLYVDVGATCVGSIIQTYTPNEYVVKGDEKGYFKFGGSTIILFFEKDKIIVDKDIVEQTQKGFECKVLMGEKIGTKL from the coding sequence ATGATAAAAGTTTTTAATAGAAAAGAAAAAATATATGACATTGAAAAGGTTGCTGGAGATAACTATTTAAAATGGATTTATTCTTCTCCAGTTGGACTAAATTTTTTAGAACTTATGATAAAGAAAAAGTTCTTTTCAAAATTATACGGAAAATACTGCGATTCAAAGCACAGTGCAAAAAAAGTATCTAAATTCATTGACGATTTTAATATTAATGAAAAGGAATTTACTTTAAAAAAATCTGATTTTAAATCCTTTAACGACTTTTTTTATAGAAAGCTTAACAATGATGCAAGACCAATAATTAATGATGAAAATATATTAATCTCCCCTGCTGATGGAAGATTATTTGCCTATGAAAATATAGATATACATAACTTAATTCAAGTTAAGGGTCTTACTTATTCATTAGATGAGCTTTTAAAAAACATAGAACTTGCAGAAAAATATATTGGTGGTACTTGTCTTTTATTTAGACTTGCTCCTGTTGATTATCATAGATTTCATTTTATAGATGATGGAATTTGCGAAGAAGCCGTTAAAATTTCTGGATCTTATTACTCTGTAAATCCAATTGCCCTTGAAAAGGTGCCTAAATTATTCTGTGAAAACAAAAGAGAATATAGTATATTCCACTCAAAACACTTTGGAGATGTTTTATATGTTGATGTGGGTGCAACTTGTGTTGGTTCTATTATACAAACATATACTCCAAATGAATATGTTGTAAAAGGTGATGAGAAAGGCTACTTTAAATTTGGTGGTTCCACTATAATCTTATTTTTTGAAAAAGATAAAATTATAGTGGATAAAGATATTGTAGAACAAACTCAAAAAGGATTTGAATGTAAGGTTCTAATGGGTGAAAAAATAGGAACTAAATTATAG
- a CDS encoding MBL fold metallo-hydrolase, with the protein MKITVVGYWGAFPEKDEATSGYLLQSGDHNILIDCGSGVLSKVQNYLPLSKIDAVILSHYHGDHAADIKALQYSAQIDIKNGTRQNELQIYSHDLSDDYKSLTLEGISKWHKIDDATEIQIGDLNVSFKWGKHPVPSLAMRFEENGKLFVYSGDTEWCNGILDISKDADLFICETNFLNKDTGRGKGHLTSGEVGKIANMNNVGKLVLSHLPHNTDLNELLNEAKEEFSGQIYKAYSGEVFEL; encoded by the coding sequence ATGAAGATAACAGTAGTAGGATACTGGGGAGCATTCCCTGAAAAAGATGAAGCTACAAGTGGATATTTACTTCAAAGTGGAGATCATAACATACTAATTGATTGTGGATCAGGTGTATTATCTAAAGTTCAAAACTATCTGCCGCTTTCAAAAATAGATGCTGTAATACTTTCGCATTATCATGGAGACCATGCAGCTGACATAAAGGCACTTCAATATTCAGCTCAAATTGATATAAAGAATGGAACTCGACAAAATGAACTTCAAATATATTCACATGATTTAAGTGATGATTATAAAAGTTTAACATTAGAAGGTATTTCTAAATGGCACAAAATAGATGATGCTACAGAAATTCAAATAGGAGATCTAAATGTTAGTTTTAAGTGGGGAAAACACCCTGTGCCATCTCTTGCTATGAGATTTGAGGAAAATGGTAAGCTGTTTGTATATAGTGGTGATACTGAATGGTGTAATGGTATTTTAGACATATCAAAAGATGCTGATTTATTTATTTGTGAAACCAACTTTTTAAATAAAGATACTGGACGTGGAAAAGGCCATCTTACATCAGGTGAGGTAGGTAAGATAGCCAATATGAATAATGTAGGTAAATTAGTATTAAGTCATTTACCACATAACACAGATTTAAATGAACTTTTAAATGAAGCAAAAGAAGAATTTAGTGGACAAATTTATAAAGCTTATTCTGGAGAAGTATTTGAGCTATAA
- a CDS encoding glycerophosphodiester phosphodiesterase has translation MVKHFVNELKGMVDDFKYGWSEFFKYEIVTKLILTILIIPIFSFLINVLMKNKGFSVISNNQILKFGMSKQGVLAIFIFYIMAVFVILIEIGGLIVIGNQILTKKKKYKFYSILGFCLKKSPKFIGIGGVYAVFFYLVFANLIGIESYSVFGIPLKVPGFIQSYIDENLWMFITEIIILVLILMIFISWIFTFHFIILENKSAKNAQRESWRLIKNNFRIFIKHFLIIAIFTGFIFLISYVTWMIILHQLMYRVNYNVYLGKVFIIAIILIRKFLGILVFFILTPIQIHWITRLFYILRNKEDKNIINIDLKVKERPSLLDKIFLRKKIFIFILSLVLIILSLSIGLVIDSALDMMYDVKVTSHRGNVERAPENTLASVREAIKANADFAEIDVVESKDGEIFLCHDINLKKNIGIDKEAWQLNYDDIKDYNNKVNPTRTYEDKKMPLLTHCIDLAKGKIKLNIEIKASPNEKDIVKKVVDIIKEHNFEKGCVITSLDYETIQEVKRLDPKIKVGYIMFLAKGDIEKLNVDFYSMEESLVSPDTVYIAHSMGREVHVWTVNNINNMKRFIDMGVDNIITDKSEELIYLLKELKSDSPHEKFFKMITK, from the coding sequence ATGGTGAAACATTTCGTAAATGAATTAAAGGGAATGGTTGATGACTTTAAATATGGCTGGAGTGAATTTTTTAAATACGAGATAGTAACAAAGCTTATACTAACTATACTTATAATTCCTATATTTTCGTTCCTTATAAATGTGCTTATGAAAAATAAGGGTTTTTCTGTTATTTCAAATAATCAGATACTAAAATTCGGAATGTCAAAACAAGGTGTTCTTGCTATCTTTATATTTTATATAATGGCTGTTTTTGTGATTTTAATTGAGATAGGTGGACTTATTGTTATAGGAAACCAGATACTAACTAAAAAAAAGAAATATAAATTTTATTCTATATTAGGATTTTGTTTAAAAAAGAGTCCGAAATTCATAGGAATTGGTGGAGTTTATGCAGTATTTTTTTATCTAGTCTTTGCAAACTTAATTGGAATTGAGTCTTATTCTGTTTTTGGGATACCGTTAAAGGTTCCAGGGTTTATACAAAGTTATATTGATGAAAATTTATGGATGTTTATAACTGAGATAATTATATTAGTATTAATATTAATGATTTTTATAAGCTGGATATTTACATTTCACTTTATAATACTTGAAAATAAATCTGCAAAGAATGCTCAAAGGGAAAGCTGGAGACTTATTAAGAATAATTTTAGAATATTTATAAAACACTTTCTCATAATTGCAATCTTTACTGGTTTTATATTTTTAATTTCTTATGTAACATGGATGATAATATTACATCAACTAATGTATAGAGTGAATTACAATGTTTACTTAGGAAAGGTATTTATAATAGCTATAATTTTAATAAGAAAATTTTTAGGAATTTTAGTGTTTTTCATATTAACTCCAATACAAATTCATTGGATAACACGATTGTTTTATATATTAAGAAACAAGGAAGATAAAAACATTATTAACATAGATCTTAAAGTTAAAGAAAGACCAAGCTTATTAGATAAGATATTTTTAAGAAAAAAGATATTTATATTTATTTTAAGCTTAGTGTTAATAATCCTTAGTTTAAGTATAGGTCTTGTAATAGATAGTGCATTAGATATGATGTATGACGTTAAAGTTACTTCCCATAGGGGAAATGTAGAAAGGGCTCCTGAAAATACTCTAGCATCTGTGAGAGAGGCAATTAAAGCTAATGCTGATTTTGCTGAAATTGATGTTGTAGAAAGCAAGGATGGGGAGATATTTTTGTGCCATGATATTAATCTAAAAAAGAATATAGGTATAGATAAGGAAGCGTGGCAACTTAATTATGATGATATAAAGGATTATAATAATAAGGTTAATCCTACTAGAACCTATGAAGATAAAAAAATGCCACTTTTAACCCATTGTATTGACCTTGCAAAGGGAAAAATCAAATTAAATATAGAAATAAAGGCAAGTCCCAATGAAAAAGATATAGTAAAAAAAGTTGTGGATATAATAAAGGAACACAATTTTGAAAAAGGCTGTGTTATAACTTCTCTAGATTATGAAACAATCCAAGAAGTTAAAAGGTTGGATCCTAAAATTAAAGTTGGATATATTATGTTTTTAGCAAAGGGAGATATAGAAAAATTAAACGTAGATTTTTACAGTATGGAAGAATCATTAGTTTCTCCAGATACAGTTTATATAGCTCATTCTATGGGAAGAGAAGTTCATGTTTGGACTGTAAACAACATAAATAACATGAAAAGATTTATAGATATGGGAGTAGATAATATAATTACTGATAAATCAGAGGAACTTATATATCTTTTAAAGGAATTAAAAAGTGATTCGCCCCATGAAAAGTTTTTTAAGATGATAACAAAATAA
- a CDS encoding PBSX family phage terminase large subunit — MSKEIVIKDYINMILPVYRPYFKDYSTRINVFYGGAGSGKSKFVVQKMLYKLLNEKRKCLVTRKVGSTIRESIFQEFKTLIGDLGIYNQCNINKTDMTIELPNGSTFIFKGLDDSEKIKSISDISDIVIEEATELTLLDFTQLNLRMRTKQKNQQIHLMFNPVNKVNWVYKTFFEQKYDGALIVKTTYKNNPYLPKDYVKEIKQLKETNYTLYKIYAEGEFSSLDKRIFTNWQPLDFDILDIKYEKVKNKLKEMGIDDNILKYVSSPIFQKLLKERECYFGLDFGYTNDPSAFIAFMVDKKTKEIWVFDEFYLSGLTNEDIFKEIKYKGYSKEIITADSSEPKSIEELKRLGLTRIKAAKKGKDSILNGIQYLQSYKIYIHPKCKNTIMEFENYTWQKDKKTGEYINRPIDKYNHLIDAFRYGIEQAKRNKWLV, encoded by the coding sequence ATGAGTAAAGAAATAGTAATAAAAGATTATATAAATATGATATTGCCAGTATACAGACCATATTTTAAAGATTATTCAACTAGGATAAATGTATTTTATGGTGGAGCTGGAAGCGGTAAAAGTAAATTTGTAGTTCAAAAGATGTTATATAAGTTATTAAATGAAAAAAGAAAATGTTTAGTAACTAGAAAAGTAGGGTCTACAATTAGAGAGAGTATATTTCAGGAATTTAAAACCTTAATAGGTGATTTAGGTATTTATAATCAATGCAATATTAATAAAACAGATATGACTATAGAATTACCCAATGGTAGTACGTTTATTTTTAAAGGATTAGACGATAGTGAAAAAATAAAGTCCATAAGTGATATAAGTGATATTGTCATAGAAGAGGCTACCGAGCTTACATTATTAGATTTTACACAACTAAACTTAAGAATGAGAACTAAACAAAAGAATCAACAAATACATCTAATGTTTAATCCAGTAAACAAGGTTAATTGGGTATATAAAACTTTTTTTGAACAAAAGTATGATGGAGCTTTAATTGTAAAAACAACTTACAAAAACAACCCATATTTACCCAAGGATTATGTAAAGGAGATAAAACAGTTAAAAGAAACTAATTATACTTTGTATAAAATATATGCAGAAGGAGAATTTTCGTCATTAGACAAGAGAATATTTACTAATTGGCAGCCTTTAGATTTTGATATATTAGATATTAAATATGAAAAAGTTAAGAATAAGCTCAAAGAAATGGGGATTGATGATAATATATTAAAATATGTATCAAGTCCTATATTTCAAAAATTACTTAAGGAAAGGGAGTGCTATTTTGGTTTAGATTTTGGCTATACTAATGATCCTAGTGCATTTATAGCTTTTATGGTAGATAAAAAAACAAAAGAAATATGGGTATTTGATGAATTTTACTTGAGTGGATTAACTAATGAAGATATTTTTAAGGAGATAAAGTATAAGGGATATAGTAAGGAAATAATAACGGCAGATAGTTCGGAACCTAAGAGCATAGAGGAGTTAAAAAGATTGGGGTTAACAAGAATTAAGGCTGCAAAAAAGGGAAAGGATAGTATTTTGAATGGAATTCAGTATTTGCAGAGTTATAAAATTTATATTCATCCAAAATGTAAGAATACTATTATGGAATTTGAAAACTATACATGGCAGAAAGATAAGAAGACAGGAGAGTATATTAATAGACCTATAGACAAATATAATCATCTTATAGATGCTTTTAGATATGGAATCGAACAAGCTAAACGAAATAAATGGTTAGTATAA
- a CDS encoding terminase small subunit, with translation MLTDKQKLFCKNYLKTGNATEAYMRAYKCTSKTANSNGSKLLSNDKIKAYIDEIERTGGYEEATEKEIRQFFTETMRDKKAPLHLRMKSAEILGKNFGLTVEQKPQKTQVIRVVEGGDIINE, from the coding sequence ATGTTAACAGATAAACAGAAGTTATTTTGTAAAAATTATTTAAAGACAGGCAATGCCACAGAGGCATATATGAGGGCTTATAAATGCACTTCTAAAACTGCAAATAGTAATGGGAGTAAGTTGTTAAGCAATGATAAAATCAAAGCTTATATTGATGAAATAGAGCGTACTGGTGGCTATGAAGAAGCTACTGAGAAAGAAATAAGACAGTTTTTTACTGAAACTATGAGGGATAAAAAAGCACCTTTACATTTAAGAATGAAATCGGCTGAAATATTAGGTAAAAACTTTGGGTTAACGGTTGAGCAAAAACCACAAAAGACCCAAGTTATAAGAGTTGTTGAGGGTGGTGACATTATAAATGAGTAA
- a CDS encoding phage major capsid protein → MSGQVLKADKDFIMNNLMGTIPTEIANDVIKGIVKESTAFRICKHIPMQSNKKTLQLLTDTGTAYWTEESERIGTSVMNWEYPKLQAKKLAVIVPTTKEKIKDSVINVMSEIKDGIKDAFTRAIDSAILFGTKSPFDTNIYDAAKSNNVKQTGKIDLDISNAMALVENSDISVNAIITHNGIKNSLRTLRDSNGNALIIPGGLSGTQIYQTPIYIPSTKSFDKEKATFLIGNFDNALIGTREDMEYEVLTEATLFDEKGVPVLNLAQNDMLAIKVTMRFGFNVITNKAFSCITAK, encoded by the coding sequence ATGAGTGGACAAGTATTAAAGGCTGATAAAGATTTTATAATGAATAATTTAATGGGGACTATACCAACAGAAATAGCAAATGACGTTATAAAGGGAATAGTTAAAGAATCAACTGCATTTAGAATATGTAAGCATATACCAATGCAAAGCAATAAGAAAACACTTCAATTATTAACTGATACGGGAACTGCTTACTGGACAGAAGAATCGGAAAGGATAGGAACTTCGGTAATGAATTGGGAATATCCAAAGTTACAGGCTAAAAAATTGGCAGTAATAGTTCCAACAACAAAAGAAAAAATAAAGGATTCAGTTATAAATGTAATGAGTGAAATAAAAGATGGTATAAAAGATGCTTTTACTAGAGCAATAGATTCTGCAATCTTATTTGGAACCAAGAGTCCATTTGATACAAATATATATGATGCAGCTAAAAGTAATAATGTAAAACAAACTGGAAAAATAGATTTAGATATATCAAATGCTATGGCGTTAGTAGAAAATAGTGATATATCAGTAAATGCAATTATAACGCATAATGGAATAAAGAACTCATTAAGAACTTTAAGAGATAGTAATGGTAATGCTTTAATTATTCCAGGTGGATTAAGTGGAACACAAATATATCAAACTCCTATTTATATACCAAGTACAAAATCATTTGATAAAGAAAAGGCTACATTTTTGATAGGAAACTTTGATAATGCACTTATAGGTACTAGAGAAGATATGGAGTATGAGGTTTTAACGGAAGCTACATTATTTGATGAAAAGGGTGTCCCGGTCTTGAACCTAGCTCAAAATGATATGTTAGCCATAAAAGTTACTATGAGATTTGGATTTAATGTAATAACAAATAAAGCATTTTCATGTATAACAGCTAAATAA
- a CDS encoding ERCC4 domain-containing protein: MVSLYKYTDKELKEILDSMVVLIDTREQQNSHIISYLEKQKIKYKILKLDHGDYTFYIPKNIELGIHRDLYFNDIVTIERKGSLEELSNNFTVGRANIEEEFTRKKGKMYLMIEDANYDSIVKHLYNTKYNPKSFVATLKTFEARYNINTCFISKVGAGNWIYYTFLYHLREFLKQGLF; encoded by the coding sequence ATGGTTAGTTTATATAAATATACAGATAAGGAGTTAAAAGAAATCCTTGATAGTATGGTTGTGCTTATAGATACAAGGGAGCAACAAAATTCACATATTATTAGTTATTTAGAAAAGCAGAAAATAAAGTACAAAATATTAAAACTGGACCATGGAGATTATACATTTTATATTCCTAAAAATATAGAATTGGGAATACATAGAGACTTATATTTTAATGACATTGTAACTATTGAGCGTAAGGGTTCACTTGAAGAATTAAGCAATAATTTTACTGTTGGCAGAGCTAATATTGAGGAAGAGTTTACAAGGAAGAAAGGAAAAATGTATTTGATGATTGAAGATGCCAACTACGATAGCATTGTAAAACATCTTTATAATACTAAATACAACCCTAAAAGCTTTGTGGCAACTCTAAAGACGTTTGAGGCTAGATATAATATAAACACTTGTTTCATAAGTAAGGTGGGTGCCGGGAATTGGATATACTATACGTTCCTGTACCATTTAAGAGAATTTTTAAAACAAGGATTATTCTAA